The following are from one region of the Coffea eugenioides isolate CCC68of chromosome 2, Ceug_1.0, whole genome shotgun sequence genome:
- the LOC113763421 gene encoding putative disease resistance protein RGA3: protein MTGMEAAILSAVVSPIARKVFDLVSSLLAGKFHLHQGVEEDIRDLSSQLTAILAVLEHAEELQLDSPPIRDWLGKLKEVLFDAEDILESFQTEALLWQRQQQARNVHLPFSASQLFMKLNVAQEIKKVLLRLEKIGRERQNFQLDAHAIDSGASSTRPSMSRNTGFIVTESDVVGRDDDKDRMINLLLSEESDRQGDVSVAPIIGMGGVGKTTLAQLLYNDERVKSHFEFRMWVCVTDVFNYTKVLKDMIEYHTEIKYNDISSLSNVQLESRLLELLKGKPYLLILDDVWPESFDWSDLQKLLKHGGKGSRVVVTSRSSHVANLMGTLPPHFLELLPEDQCQFLFEKIAFGPGGAKRTEETEEIGKDIVRKCKGLPLAIKVMASLLRGIDGARKWRNIQKHEIWEAEKHSDARKPQILPALSLSYNHLPAHLKRCFAYTCIYPKAYVFHKMDLIKVWKAASFILPRGQYSIEDIGEEYFDELLRRSFFQLSKVDNQETFRMHDLLHNLAQSVSGPYCYQIRDNDPCNFYEKARHISLLCSAAEQPIMGIMEKSQKLRTLLSPSDHQKNFGQALDSIFQSLKYIRILDLSSSIMLELPESVGELKLLHYLDLSKTEIRRLPNSVCNLINLETLKLLSCLWLFELPKDLGKLTNLQHLELDDIFWYKLRTLPPGIGSITGLQNLHAFPVSREAGKGINELKGMLHLKGALHIKELENAANAGEANLKDKEDLVKVVFEWSNNRNGSPENAELDENIIEDLQPHPDIKEIQVIHYQGARFPAWIRDGPVKNLTSLTLNHCINCRVLSLGQLSRLQSLSLKGNLELEEWIDAPYHFLHRLNISNCPKLRDTPKIFLNLGAMKIKKCNSLKALPLIPSVMFLKLMHNLVLEDFNEHTVILGSVNNHGQPVHVRQPSFIKLLELKVIDCPKLPCLPEVFAPQKLEVSGCPLLTKLPTPEFSQRLQHLAIDACDDPTLVRAIPDTGSLYSLVISNISNLTSFPKWPHLSGLKTLYISRCNDLTSLSDETAASVPFEGMTSLELLSVRGCPNLVRFPDKELPATLKCLIISSNSGLMSLGPEEAFQNLTSLTDVNIENCPELHSLPAEGFSASLRHLLIEGCPELIKECQNVSGADWPKIQGIPDLEIEPLQVLASQNPHNPPAAWYHCLICCKGTRTIEDQA, encoded by the exons ATGACAGGAATGGAAGCAGCAATTTTATCAGCCGTCGTGTCTCCTATTGCTAGAAAGGTTTTTGATTTAGTCAGTTCCCTGTTAGCGGGGAAGTTCCATTTGCACCAAGGAGTAGAGGAAGATATTCGGGACCTGTCCAGCCAGCTGACAGCTATTCTAGCGGTGCTTGAGCATGCAGAGGAATTGCAACTGGATTCTCCACCAATTCGAGATTGGCTCGGGAAGCTGAAAGAGGTTCTGTTTGATGCAGAGGACATACTGGAAAGTTTCCAGACTGAAGCCTTGCTTTGGCAGCGGCAGCAGCAGGCGAGGAACGTTCATCTCCCATTCAGTGCAAGTCAGCTGTTCATGAAACTGAACGTTgcacaagaaattaaaaaagtTTTACTCAGGCTCGAAAAAATTGGGAGAGAGAGACAGAATTTCCAACTCGATGCGCATGCAATTGATTCTGGAGCATCATCGACAAGGCCGTCTATGAGTAGAAACACCGGCTTTATAGTCACCGAATCTGATGTTGTTGGCAGAGACGATGACAAAGACAGGATGATCAATCTCTTGCTGTCAGAGGAATCTGACAGACAAGGTGATGTTTCTGTGGCTCCCATCATTGGTATGGGAGGTGTAGGCAAGACAACTCTTGCTCAGCTTCTGTACAATGACGAGAGAGTCAAAAGCCATTTCGAGTTCAGGATGTGGGTATGTGTCACAGATGTCTTCAACTACACAAAAGTCCTGAAAGACATGATAGAATACCACACTGAGATCAAATATAATGACATCAGTTCATTGTCCAATGTCCAATTAGAGTCTCGCCTTCTTGAACTCTTGAAGGGAAAGCCGTACCTACTCATTCTAGATGATGTGTGGCCGGAGAGTTTTGATTGGAGTGATCTTCAAAAGCTCCTGAAACATGGGGGAAAGGGATCTAGAGTAGTGGTAACCAGTCGTAGCAGCCACGTCGCAAATCTCATGGGGACGCTGCCTCCTCATTTCCTGGAACTATTGCCGGAAGATCAGTGTCAgtttctttttgaaaaaattgcatTTGGTCCAGGGGGCGCCAAGAGGACTGAAGAAACAGAGGAGATCGGTAAGGATATCGTCCGAAAATGTAAAGGTTTACCATTGGCCATAAAGGTCATGGCAAGCCTCTTGCGAGGGATCGATGGTGCAAGGAAATGGAGAAATATCCAAAAACATGAGATCTGGGAAGCAGAGAAACATAGTGATGCAAGGAAGCCGCAAATTTTGCCTGCTTTAAGTTTGAGTTATAATCATCTGCCTGCTCATCTAAAACGGTGTTTTGCATACACTTGCATCTATCCAAAGGCATACGTCTTCCATAAGATGGATCTGATTAAAGTATGGAAAGCAGCATCTTTCATCCTTCCAAGAGGACAATACTCGATAGAAGATATTGGGGAAGAATATTTTGATGAGCTGCTGAGAAGGTCATTCTTTCAACTCTCAAAAGTTGATAATCAGGAGACTTTCAGGATGCATGATCTTCTTCATAATTTGGCACAGTCGGTTTCAGGCCCCTACTGCTATCAAATCAGGGATAATGACCCCTGCAACTTCTATGAAAAAGCTCGGCATATCTCACTGCTGTGTAGTGCTGCTGAGCAGCCCATCATGGGAATTATGGAGAAATCTCAGAAGTTGCGGACACTTCTATCACCCAGTGACCATCAGAAAAACTTTGGCCAGGCCCTTGACAGCATATTCCAATCTTTGAAGTACATAAGAATCTTAGATTTAAGCTCAAGCATCATGCTTGAACTGCCTGAATCAGTTGGTGAGCTGAAGTTGTTGCACTACCTGGACCTGTCGAAAACAGAAATCAGAAGGCTTCCCAACTCAGTTTGCAACCTCATCAATTTGGAAACTTTAAAACTTTTGTCATGCCTTTGGCTTTTTGAACTACCAAAAGACCTTGGAAAGCTAACCAATTTACAGCATCTTGAGCTCGATGACATCTTCTGGTACAAGCTACGTACCTTGCCACCAGGAATCGGGAGCATTACTGGCCTACAAAATTTGCATGCATTCCCTGTTAGCCGTGAAGCTGGAAAAGGAATTAATGAACTGAAGGGCATGCTTCATCTGAAAGGAGCATTGCACATTAAGGAGCTCGAAAATGCAGCCAATGCTGGAGAGGCAAATTTGAAAGATAAAGAAGATCTTGTGAAGGTTGTATTTGAATGGAGTAATAATAGGAATGGTAGTCCAGAGAATGCAGAACTAGATGAAAATATCATTGAAGATCTTCAGCCTCATCCGGACATTAAAGAGATCCAAGTCATACACTATCAGGGTGCTCGATTCCCAGCTTGGATAAGAGACGGGCCGGTAAAAAATCTTACTTCCTTGACCTTAAATCATTGCATAAATTGCAGAGTCCTTTCTCTTGGCCAACTATCACGCCTTCAGAGCCTCAGCCTCAAGGGGAATCTTGAGTTGGAGGAATGGATAGATGCACCATACCATTTTCTCCACAGGCTAAACATCAGCAACTGCCCAAAGCTCAGAGACACGCCTAAAATATTTCTCAACCTTGGGGCCATGAAAATCAAAAAATGTAATTCGTTAAAGGCCCTTCCGTTGATCCCCTCAGTGATGTTTTTGAAACTCATGCACAATCTTGTTCTGGAGGATTTCAATGAGCACACGGTCATTTTGGGTTCCGTCAATAACCATGGCCAACCAGTCCATGTACGCCAGCCTTCCTTCATTAAACTCTTGGAACTGAAAGTCATAGACTGTCCCAAATTGCCTTGTTTGCCAGAGGTATTTGCACCACAGAAACTGGAAGTAAGTGGCTGCCCACTGCTTACCAAACTGCCTACCCCAGAATTTTCGCAACGCCTTCAACACCTAGCGATTGATGCCTGTGATGATCCAACGTTGGTGAGGGCAATTCCTGATACCGGGTCTTTGTATTCGTTGGTGATCTCAAACATCTCAAACTTAACATCATTTCCCAAGTGGCCACATCTTTCTGGACTCAAGACGTTGTACATAAGCAGATGCAATGACTTGACATCCTTGTCAGATGAAACAGCAGCTTCAGTACCATTTGAAGGCATGACTTCCCTCGAGCTACTTTCCGTTCGGGGCTGCCCCAATCTTGTGAGATTTCCAGATAAAGAGCTACCCGCGACACTCAAGTGTTTGATTATTAGCTCAAACTCCGGTCTTATGTCACTTGGTCCCGAGGAGGCATTCCAGAACCTTACATCCCTGACCGATGTAAACATCGAGAACTGCCCTGAACTTCATTCATTGCCAGCGGAAGGTTTTTCAGCATCCCTTCGCCATTTGCTAATTGAAGGGTGTCCAGAACTGATCAAAGAATGCCAAAATGTTTCTGGAGCAGATTGGCCGAAGATCCAAGGCATTCCTGACCTAGAGATAGAGCCTCTTCAGGTCCTCGCAAGTCAAAATCCACACAATCCTCCAGCTGCTTGGTATCATTGCCTTATTTGCTGCAAAG GTACAAGAACAATTGAAGACCAAGCCTAA
- the LOC113762745 gene encoding protein PHLOEM PROTEIN 2-LIKE A1-like has translation MAVGGKIRENKKEEFLEHKKKKRWVDEKSGNYCFMLYPRSLYVTWGQREYWDWKCFKETSDDNIEVVKLSHICWLDVRGKFKMSDLSKGAMYEVVYMVKLTKGADGWELPITLRLSLPGGEVQERKVSLLEKPRGEWIELNLGSFQASDGEHGEVCFDLWEHGGHWKNGLLVQGAIIRPCN, from the exons ATGGCAGTAGGCGGCAAAATTCgcgaaaacaaaaaggaagaattttTGGAGCACAAAAAGAAG AAAAGATGGGTTGATGAGAAGTCCGGAAATTATTGCTTCATGCTGTATCCAAGATCCTTGTATGTAACTTGGGGACAACGGGAATACTGGGACTGGAAATGCTTCAAGGAAACGAG CGACGACAACATTGAAGTTGTCAAACTGAGTCACATCTGCTGGTTGGATGTGAGGGGAAAATTCAAGATGTCTGATCTCTCAAAAGGTGCTATGTATGAAGTTGTGTACATGGTGAAGTTGACAAAGGGCGCTGATGGTTGGGAACTTCCTATCACCTTGAGACTATCTCTTCCAGGCGGAGAAGTTCAAGAACGAAAAGTGAGTCTGTTGGAGAAGCCAAGAGGAGAGTGGATAGAGCTCAATCTGGGCAGCTTTCAGGCGAGCGATGGAGAACACGGTGAGGTCTGCTTTGATCTCTGGGAACATGGAGGACACTGGAAAAATGGACTTCTTGTCCAGGGAGCAATCATCAGGCCATGCAATTAG